DNA from Rubripirellula lacrimiformis:
GCCAATAAGCCACAACAACTCGGTGCCAGGACCGTGGCAGCCCAAAGTGCCCGATCAGTGTTCCCTCGTCCTGCAGCATCACCCAAGTGTAGTTTGATGCGTCCGGCCGATGTAGCAAACGGTTGCCATAGACCGCTATTTGCCGGTGGAAACTGCGATCCAGCGGACCCCAATTGCATTCACACCCGAGGCGAACGACAAAATTCGACATTTTTGTCGCGATCGCGATCCTTTGGCGAGAGACCTTTTGCGACGGCAATTTTGGTCCCTTCTAGCCTAACAACACTGCGTCCCCCACATGAAGCGTCTATTCCAACTCTTGTTGACCGTGCCCGCAATCATGGCCTCGTTGGCGTCCCCCAGCGATGCCGATCTGGTCACCGTCATCAACCCCAGCTTCGAAGACATTCGTGGCGAGAACTTCACCAATGGATTCACCTTTGGTCCGCTCGGCGGTTGGGACCTTTACGATCCCAATGGAATCACCAACGGCGGCGCTGGCAACACCTATTTCGTCGGCACGCTGACACCGGCCGCCAATTCCCCCTTCTTCCCATCCGGCGCGGCCGATGGGCAAAGGGTCGGCATTGCGTTCAACTTCGCCGGCAGCGGTGGGCAGGGCGAATACGGCATGCAGCAAACCTTGGCCGCCACGCTTCAGCCGAACACGGCCTATTCGCTGGACGTTGAAATCGGGAACATCGCTTCGGGCACCTCCTTCGACCTGAGCGGTTTTCCCGGCTACCGCGTCGATCTGTTGGCAGGCGGCGTTGTGGTTGCCCAGGACAACAATTCACTGAACGGCTTGATCGCCGAGGGCGACTTTGAAACAAGCAACATTTCGTTTGCGACAACGGCCTCCCATGCCCAGCTAGGCCAGGCACTTCAAATCAGGCTCGTGAACCTAAACCAGATCGACGCCGCGTTCCCAACCGCAGACCTTGAAGTGGATTTCGACTTCATCCGACTCCGTGCAACCGCAGTGCCCGAACCATCTAGCCTAGCCGCACTGCTGATCGGAATCGGGATGGTCGCAAGGCGTCGATGGCGTCGCGGGGACCGTTGTTCGGCCCCATAGTTCGGCCCCATCGTTCGGACGACTGCTTGAACCGCCGTTGGGAAAACC
Protein-coding regions in this window:
- a CDS encoding PEP-CTERM sorting domain-containing protein (PEP-CTERM proteins occur, often in large numbers, in the proteomes of bacteria that also encode an exosortase, a predicted intramembrane cysteine proteinase. The presence of a PEP-CTERM domain at a protein's C-terminus predicts cleavage within the sorting domain, followed by covalent anchoring to some some component of the (usually Gram-negative) cell surface. Many PEP-CTERM proteins exhibit an unusual sequence composition that includes large numbers of potential glycosylation sites. Expression of one such protein has been shown restore the ability of a bacterium to form floc, a type of biofilm.), with the translated sequence MKRLFQLLLTVPAIMASLASPSDADLVTVINPSFEDIRGENFTNGFTFGPLGGWDLYDPNGITNGGAGNTYFVGTLTPAANSPFFPSGAADGQRVGIAFNFAGSGGQGEYGMQQTLAATLQPNTAYSLDVEIGNIASGTSFDLSGFPGYRVDLLAGGVVVAQDNNSLNGLIAEGDFETSNISFATTASHAQLGQALQIRLVNLNQIDAAFPTADLEVDFDFIRLRATAVPEPSSLAALLIGIGMVARRRWRRGDRCSAP